The following is a genomic window from Bacillus sp. V2I10.
TCAGGTAGATTTTAACCAGGCAGCATCCATATTGGGGCAAGGATTATCCGCATATCATATCCTCAAAACATCAGGACAAATAAAAAAAGGCGAAACCGTTTTAGTTCATGCTGCAGCAGGTGGTGTCGGTACATTAGCCGTCCAACTGGCAAAGCTGATGGGTGCAGGTGCGGTTATTGCCACGGCAAGCAGCTCTGAAAAATTGAAACTTGCTGCATCCTTAGGCGCTGACGAAGGAATTAATTATACAGAAGGTAATTGGGATTAAAAGGTGTTATCGAGTACTGGATGCATAATCTTCCTGTACTCGTAAAAAGAGAAAACCGCTGCACGCTTTGGGTTCATTCTGTAGATGCGGGACGATTGGAGTTGCTAAAAGGGGATAAGGCTATTGTGAAATCCCGTACAGGAAAAGTAGAAGTGATCGTACAAGTTACTGAAGACATTATGCCTGGAACGGTGAGCCTGCCGCATGGATGGGGCCACAGCCTAACTGGAACTCGTCTGCAGACAGCAAGCAAACATGCTGTTGTAAATGTTAATCTTTTAACGGATGAACAAGTAATAGATGAGATTTCCGGGAACGCTGTCCTTAATGGGGTATCTGTAATGATCGAAAAAAAAGACTAAAGGTATGTCAACTATGACTTACCTTTTTTTCTTTGCGTATGAAACTAATTATAAAATGGATCACTTTTCCTCACTAAAAAACTCGTTATTAAAAAGATCATAAGCTTCATCCTCAGTTTTATCCTTTTCATGCAGGGAGGAACCCGAGCAGCT
Proteins encoded in this region:
- a CDS encoding molybdopterin dinucleotide binding domain-containing protein; this translates as MHNLPVLVKRENRCTLWVHSVDAGRLELLKGDKAIVKSRTGKVEVIVQVTEDIMPGTVSLPHGWGHSLTGTRLQTASKHAVVNVNLLTDEQVIDEISGNAVLNGVSVMIEKKD